GCAGGAGAGCGTATGAAAGGGCAAAGCTACGTGTCGCGCATGAGGCGACTGGCAACAAAAAAGCCCGCGCATTCGCGCGGGCCTCATGTTCCGGCAGCGAGCTGACTGCCTGATGTTTATGCCGAACCCAGTTCCTTATCGAGCAGCGCGTCCAGTTCCTGGAAACTCGGCTCGCCGACATAGCGCTTAAGAATCTTGCCGTCGCGACCTATGACGAACGTGGTCGGCGTGAGCTGGACATTGCCGAATTGCTTTGCCGCAGAGCCGTCGTCCATCGCAACCTTGAACGGCAGCCGACGCGTTTCGGCGTAGTTGGTGACGTACATCGGCGCGTCGTAATTCATCGCGACCGCGACAAACTCGAGACCTTTGCCTTTGAAGCGGTTGTACGTGTCGACCATCTGCGGCATTTCCTTCATGCAGGTG
The nucleotide sequence above comes from Paraburkholderia sp. SOS3. Encoded proteins:
- a CDS encoding peroxiredoxin family protein, which encodes MSQDTVSRRSSPIRYIAMAVVAGAIAVAGYFAFGSQQHVPDATFTLLSGQKVTTGDLKGKVYLVNFWATNCDTCMKEMPQMVDTYNRFKGKGLEFVAVAMNYDAPMYVTNYAETRRLPFKVAMDDGSAAKQFGNVQLTPTTFVIGRDGKILKRYVGEPSFQELDALLDKELGSA